In one window of Microbacterium natoriense DNA:
- a CDS encoding P-II family nitrogen regulator, whose translation MKLITAVVQPGALEPIKTALAEIGVTGMTILDAKGHGSQVGKVEVYRSQRVKVDFLPKIQIETIVTDEELESALEAIQEAARTGAIGDGKIWVTDVLQVIRVRTGETGPTAIR comes from the coding sequence ATGAAGCTCATCACCGCAGTCGTCCAGCCCGGCGCTCTCGAGCCGATCAAGACCGCCCTCGCCGAGATCGGCGTCACCGGCATGACGATCCTCGACGCGAAGGGGCACGGAAGCCAGGTCGGAAAGGTCGAGGTGTACCGCTCGCAGCGGGTGAAGGTCGACTTCCTCCCCAAGATCCAGATCGAGACGATCGTGACCGATGAGGAGCTCGAGTCGGCGCTCGAGGCGATCCAGGAGGCAGCGCGCACGGGCGCGATCGGCGACGGCAAGATCTGGGTCACAGACGTTCTGCAGGTCATCCGGGTTCGCACGGGAGAGACCGGCCCGACCGCGATCCGCTGA